CTGGACGCCGACCGCCACGCTGTCCGGGACGAGCGACCAGGCGCGCGGCGCGAGGGTCAGCGCAGACGCCTCCGGCGCGGTGAGCGCCGTGTGGGTGGCCACCGACCGGGCGTCCGCCGGCGGGGCCTCGAACCGCCTGGTCGCGAGCACCCATGCCCAGGGCGCCTGGTCGGCCCCGGTCGACCTCTCCGCCCGCGCCGCCGAGGTCTCCGCTCCGGCGATCGCCAGCGGGCACGCAGGGGGGCCGACGACCGTCGTCTGGGGCCAGGCGTCGGCCGCCGGCAGCACCGTCCTGGCCTCGTCACGCTCGACCTCGGGGACCTGGTCGGCGCCCGTCGCGCTCGGCACGGCGGCGACGTCCGCTGCAACGCAGCTCGACGTCGAGGCCGACGCCGCCGCGGACGGGAACACCACGGCCACCTGGGTCGCGGACGGTGTGGTCCGGGCCGCGACGCGCGCCCTCGACGGCACCTGGTCGAGCCCGGTGGACGTCTCGCCCGCCGACCAGTACGCCTACCGCGCCGACCTCGACGTCGCCGACGACGGCTCGGCCGCGGTGACCTGGCGCAGCAACGACCGCGGTGCCCCGCCGATGCCCGCGCCCGAGGACCACGTGGGCGCCGCGACGCGAGCCGCGGGCAGCGCGTGGGCCGAGCCCGTCGAGGTGGCCACCACCGACGACGTCGGGGACCCGGTCGTCGCCGTGGCACCGGACGGCACCACCACCCTCGCCTGGCCCGACACGACCGTCGAGGGCGGGAGCCTGGTCAGCGCCCGTCGCCCCGCGGGCGGCAGCTGGTCGGCACCGGAGACCGTCGCGACCGGTGCGATCGGGCAGGCCGCGCTCGTCGCACTCCCCGCCGGCCGGGTGACCGCCGCCTGGATCCAGGACGTCGCGGCCGGCTCGTACGTCTTCCACGCCGACCGGGTCGACGGCGCATGGGGCGGCCCGGCCTCCTTCTACCCCCTCTTCGGACCCGCTTCGGACGTCTCGCTGGTCGTCGACGCGAGCGGCAGCACCGCCGCGACGTGGGTCAACCGGGACCCGGCCGGGCGGCCGTTCGTCCAGGTGGCCCGCCGACCCGCGGGCCAGGGCTGGGTCGCCGTCGACGACCTGACGGGGCCCATCACCGACCGCCGGCTCCCCTCCCCCGAGCCGCAGGTGGCGTGGGACCGCGACGGCAACCTCACCTCGGTGTGGAGCCGGATCAACGGCGTGGACAACACCGTGCAGACCCGCACCTTCGACGCCGTGGCGCCCACCATCGTGTCCGTCGACGCTCCCGCCAGGGCGAAGACCGATCGCCGCGTGACGTACTCGGTGACGGCCTCCGACGCATGGGGCCCCGTCTCGGCCACGTGGGGATTCAGCGAGCTGAGCCCCGACGCCGGCACGAGCGTCCGGCACACCTACGAGCGGCCGGGCACGTACAACGTGAGGCTCGTGGTCACCGACGCCGCCGGGAACGAGACCGTCCGGTTCGTCACCACGACGGTGTCGTGGGCGCGCCCGGGCCTGAAGGTGCGG
Above is a genomic segment from Nocardioides okcheonensis containing:
- a CDS encoding PKD domain-containing protein yields the protein MQRVVRASAPAIVSLAVAGSLLTAVPTAAAPVVEPEGWTPTATLSGTSDQARGARVSADASGAVSAVWVATDRASAGGASNRLVASTHAQGAWSAPVDLSARAAEVSAPAIASGHAGGPTTVVWGQASAAGSTVLASSRSTSGTWSAPVALGTAATSAATQLDVEADAAADGNTTATWVADGVVRAATRALDGTWSSPVDVSPADQYAYRADLDVADDGSAAVTWRSNDRGAPPMPAPEDHVGAATRAAGSAWAEPVEVATTDDVGDPVVAVAPDGTTTLAWPDTTVEGGSLVSARRPAGGSWSAPETVATGAIGQAALVALPAGRVTAAWIQDVAAGSYVFHADRVDGAWGGPASFYPLFGPASDVSLVVDASGSTAATWVNRDPAGRPFVQVARRPAGQGWVAVDDLTGPITDRRLPSPEPQVAWDRDGNLTSVWSRINGVDNTVQTRTFDAVAPTIVSVDAPARAKTDRRVTYSVTASDAWGPVSATWGFSELSPDAGTSVRHTYERPGTYNVRLVVTDAAGNETVRFVTTTVSWARPGLKVRTNRRAIHRVGSPRSPRTVRARIALTQGAKVTVEVKRAGRSRTVARVTKRLAAGHRTLRLSGRIGGRTLAVGRYTLVVRAKNGHGASRTVKVPLRVKR